In a genomic window of Scyliorhinus torazame isolate Kashiwa2021f chromosome 5, sScyTor2.1, whole genome shotgun sequence:
- the LOC140418652 gene encoding uncharacterized protein has protein sequence MEKPWKDVDSEPEVHRRSHTGERLFTCSQCRKGFTRLSSLQTHQRVHTGERPFICSQCGKGFSQSATLQTHRRVHTGERPFTCSQCGKGFIDSSTLQRHQRVHTGEKPFTCSQCGKGFTQLSSLQVHQRIHTGEKPFTCSQCGQRFRASFPLRRHQRIHTGEKPFTCSQCGKAFSHSSTLQRHQRVHTGERPFTCSQCGKEFGDSSTLRRHQRVHTGETSFICSQCGKGFSDFSILEKHQCVHTEERPFTCSQ, from the coding sequence atggagaaaccgtggaaagatGTGGACTCTGAGCCGGaggttcatcgacgcagtcacactggggagaggctgttcacctgctctcagtgtaggaagggattcactcggttatccagcctgcagacacatcagcgagtccacactggggagaggccattcatctgctctcagtgtgggaagggattcagtcagtcagccACCTTGCAGACACAtcggcgagttcatactggggagaggccattcacctgctctcagtgtgggaagggattcattgattcatccactctgcagagacaccagcgcgttcacactggggagaagccatttacctgctctcagtgtgggaagggattcacacagttatctagCCTGCAGgtacaccaacgaattcacactggggagaagccattcacctgctctcagtgtgggcagagattccgtGCTTCATTCcctctgcggagacatcagcgaattcatactggggagaagccattcacctgctctcagtgtgggaaggcattcagtcattcatccaccctgcagagacatcaacgagttcacactggggagaggccattcacctgctctcagtgtgggaaggaattcggtgattcatccaccctgcggagacatcagcgagtccacactggggagacgtcattcatctgctctcagtgtgggaagggattcagtgatttttccatcctggagaaacaccagtgtgttcacacggaggagaggccattcacctgctctcagtga